A single window of Psychromonas ingrahamii 37 DNA harbors:
- a CDS encoding DUF2868 domain-containing protein — MSLFQQRLLAEGVRTVESDYPALSAPILNKAEASFELLLLDRAKQLDQALQISTLFTHFKALTNNLFALLSVLLLVLGAGSVGQLFSEQGTQINFFWAFGLFFIPNLLALCIWLFLFLQSNLLSAGWLAHFSLFLFKTAEKRFNPQATLHPYFWPLFKCYFKIILSGDLGRYQLSYVTHLLWLSYFFGATIMLVIMLATHQVDFIWETSILSAQSFQWLTEVLAYIPNLLGVTVPNTQLIQQSHLGAVNVLADAQNSRLVWSSLLISSLLIYGILPRFLLLLLMRFLLTKNKERFHLTLSGPYYVQLRQQLKPNVTSLGIKDPDLSQIEAAHPPHLQTPCHELPSCFYPVAVELSERQFIECQKHVKHSSPEQLALLKNVCDFQAQQHLLNEIKTIQQKAVVLYVTLARLPDRGLLTFIKSLTHLTSTSFYLLLIDEGLMVSSHISKRRSDWYQLAAQANIPLENIIQFQTGGLDE; from the coding sequence TTGAGTCTATTTCAGCAACGTTTATTAGCTGAAGGTGTACGCACTGTTGAAAGTGATTACCCCGCTTTATCCGCGCCCATTTTAAACAAGGCTGAGGCAAGCTTTGAGCTGCTGCTGCTGGATCGTGCAAAACAGCTGGATCAGGCGCTGCAAATCTCCACGCTCTTTACCCATTTTAAGGCCTTAACTAATAACCTGTTTGCTTTGTTATCTGTGCTTTTATTAGTGCTGGGAGCAGGCAGCGTAGGGCAACTTTTTAGTGAGCAGGGTACGCAGATAAACTTTTTTTGGGCGTTTGGACTGTTTTTTATTCCCAATCTGCTCGCATTGTGTATCTGGTTATTCCTGTTTTTACAAAGCAATCTATTAAGCGCTGGCTGGCTGGCTCATTTTAGTCTTTTTTTATTCAAAACCGCTGAAAAACGTTTTAATCCGCAAGCAACACTGCATCCATATTTTTGGCCGCTATTTAAATGTTATTTTAAAATTATTTTGTCCGGTGATTTAGGACGTTATCAGTTATCTTATGTCACTCATCTGTTGTGGTTAAGTTATTTTTTTGGTGCAACCATCATGCTGGTTATTATGCTGGCGACCCATCAGGTCGACTTTATTTGGGAGACCAGTATCTTGTCGGCGCAAAGCTTTCAGTGGTTAACGGAAGTGCTCGCTTATATTCCCAATCTATTGGGAGTGACAGTGCCTAACACACAGCTGATACAGCAAAGCCATTTAGGGGCGGTTAATGTACTTGCTGATGCGCAAAACAGCCGTCTGGTTTGGTCTAGTCTATTAATCAGCAGCTTATTAATTTACGGTATATTGCCGCGCTTCTTGTTGTTGTTATTGATGCGCTTTTTATTGACTAAAAACAAAGAGCGATTCCATTTAACCTTAAGTGGCCCTTATTACGTGCAATTACGGCAACAGTTAAAACCTAATGTCACATCGCTGGGTATTAAAGATCCTGATTTATCTCAAATTGAAGCCGCTCACCCCCCGCACTTGCAAACTCCATGTCATGAACTGCCATCCTGTTTTTATCCGGTGGCAGTCGAGCTATCGGAAAGACAATTTATTGAATGCCAGAAACACGTTAAGCACTCTTCTCCTGAGCAGTTGGCGCTATTAAAAAATGTTTGTGATTTTCAAGCTCAGCAGCACTTATTAAATGAGATTAAAACCATTCAGCAAAAAGCGGTCGTATTATACGTCACTCTGGCGCGCCTACCGGATCGTGGTTTATTGACCTTTATTAAATCATTAACTCATTTAACCTCAACATCGTTTTACTTATTACTGATAGATGAAGGCCTGATGGTCTCATCCCATATAAGCAAGCGGCGCAGTGATTGGTATCAGCTTGCAGCACAAGCTAATATCCCATTAGAGAATATTATTCAGTTCCAAACCGGAGGGTTAGATGAATAA
- the rpsM gene encoding 30S ribosomal protein S13, with product MARIAGINVPDHKHAVIALTAIFGIGKTRSQIICAASGIAESTKLKDLDETQIEALRTEVATFTVEGDLRREVSMNIKRLMDLGCYRGLRHRRSLPVRGQRSKTNARTRKGPRKAIKK from the coding sequence GTGGCCCGTATCGCTGGCATTAACGTTCCTGATCATAAGCATGCTGTGATTGCATTAACTGCAATTTTTGGTATCGGTAAAACTCGCTCACAGATAATCTGTGCAGCGTCTGGTATTGCTGAATCAACAAAGCTTAAAGATCTGGATGAGACACAAATCGAAGCGCTTCGTACAGAAGTAGCTACGTTCACCGTTGAAGGTGATTTACGTCGTGAAGTATCTATGAACATCAAGCGTCTAATGGACCTTGGCTGTTACCGTGGACTTCGTCATCGTCGCAGCTTGCCTGTACGTGGACAGCGTTCTAAAACGAATGCTCGTACTCGTAAAGGTCCGCGCAAAGCAATCAAGAAATAG
- a CDS encoding DNA-directed RNA polymerase subunit alpha: MQGSVIEFLKPNLVGIEQINATRAKVTLGPLERGFGHTLGNALRRILLSSMPGTAVTEVEIDGVQHEYSTKEGVQEDILEILLNLKGLAVKLEGKDNVLVSLTKSGAGPVTAGDITHGSDVEIVNPEHVICHLTGNAEISMRIKIESGRGYVPASSRIHTEEDERPIGRLLVDATFSPVERIAYSVESARVEQRTDLDKLVIDMETDGTLDPEEAIRRAATILAEQLDAFVDLRKVSEPVAKEEKPEFDPILLRPVDDLELTVRSANCLKAETIHYIGDLVQRTEVELLKTPNLGKKSLTEIKDVLASRGLSLGMRLENWPPASLSED, from the coding sequence ATGCAGGGTTCTGTAATTGAATTTCTAAAACCAAATTTAGTTGGTATCGAACAAATAAATGCAACTAGAGCAAAAGTGACTTTAGGACCGTTAGAACGCGGTTTTGGTCATACTTTAGGTAATGCGCTACGTCGTATTCTGTTATCCTCTATGCCCGGCACAGCGGTAACAGAAGTCGAAATTGATGGTGTACAACATGAGTACAGCACTAAAGAGGGCGTGCAGGAAGATATCCTTGAGATACTTCTTAACCTTAAAGGTCTAGCGGTTAAACTTGAAGGTAAAGACAATGTTCTAGTCAGCCTAACTAAATCTGGGGCCGGTCCTGTAACTGCAGGTGACATCACTCATGGTAGTGATGTAGAGATAGTCAACCCAGAACATGTGATCTGTCATTTAACAGGCAATGCTGAAATCAGCATGCGTATTAAAATTGAATCAGGTCGCGGTTATGTTCCAGCTTCATCACGTATTCATACTGAAGAAGATGAGCGTCCAATTGGTCGTTTACTAGTAGACGCGACTTTCAGCCCTGTTGAGCGTATCGCTTATAGTGTTGAATCTGCTCGTGTTGAACAGCGTACCGATTTAGACAAACTTGTTATCGATATGGAAACCGATGGGACACTTGATCCGGAAGAAGCGATTCGTCGTGCAGCCACTATTTTGGCTGAACAATTAGACGCATTCGTTGATTTACGTAAAGTCAGTGAGCCAGTCGCTAAGGAAGAAAAACCTGAGTTTGATCCTATTCTCTTACGCCCAGTAGATGATCTAGAATTAACTGTTCGTTCTGCTAACTGTTTGAAAGCAGAAACGATTCACTATATCGGTGACTTGGTACAAAGAACAGAAGTAGAGCTTCTTAAAACGCCTAATTTAGGTAAGAAGTCACTTACTGAAATCAAAGATGTTCTTGCATCACGTGGACTTTCTCTGGGTATGCGCCTGGAAAATTGGCCACCAGCAAGCCTCAGCGAAGATTAA
- the rplO gene encoding 50S ribosomal protein L15 — protein sequence MKLNTLSPAAGAKHAAKRVGRGIGSGLGKTAGRGHKGQKSRSGGSIRPGFEGGQMPLKQRLPKFGFTSRKSLVSGEVRLNEIAKVDGDVVTIETLKQAGLLVNTVKFAKVVLSGEISRSVTVQGLRVTKGARAAIEAAGGKIEE from the coding sequence ATGAAATTAAATACTCTATCTCCAGCAGCAGGCGCTAAACACGCTGCTAAACGTGTAGGTCGTGGTATCGGCTCTGGACTTGGAAAAACTGCTGGCCGTGGTCACAAGGGTCAAAAGTCTCGTTCAGGCGGTTCTATACGTCCAGGTTTTGAAGGCGGTCAAATGCCTTTGAAACAGCGTTTACCAAAATTTGGTTTCACATCACGTAAATCTCTTGTTAGCGGAGAAGTTCGTCTGAACGAAATCGCTAAAGTTGATGGTGATGTAGTAACTATAGAAACGTTGAAACAGGCTGGTCTACTTGTAAACACTGTTAAGTTTGCAAAAGTAGTTCTTTCTGGTGAGATCTCTCGTTCAGTTACAGTACAAGGCCTTCGTGTTACTAAAGGTGCTCGTGCTGCAATTGAAGCTGCAGGCGGAAAAATCGAGGAATAA
- a CDS encoding phospholipase A: MYLLFLVFVLLFSAATRAEESAVDQRIEQENKLQKDRFSIIPYKPNYLLPFTFNNNIQSYDADKGVAASDRLQPVEIKFQLSFKTPVLVDIADLPLTLYFGYTQVSFWQAYNSGNSSPFRETNYEPEMFLRWVHDTKLGGDWHFKLATLNLAHQSNGKTEPGSRSWNRIESNIVLENGNITLAFNPWFRLPEDAKNDNNPDLLDYYGHGKIYALYQINKHNFSITSRNNIESGFSKGSLELNWSVPLHGSIRGYFQVFSGYGNSLIEYNQYTNTVGLGISLTDWL; the protein is encoded by the coding sequence ATGTATCTATTATTTTTAGTTTTTGTTTTGTTATTTAGCGCGGCCACACGGGCAGAAGAATCTGCCGTTGATCAGCGTATCGAGCAGGAGAACAAACTCCAGAAGGACCGCTTTTCTATTATCCCCTATAAACCCAATTACCTTTTGCCTTTTACTTTTAATAATAATATTCAATCTTACGATGCTGATAAGGGTGTTGCCGCATCGGACCGATTACAACCCGTTGAGATAAAATTTCAACTTAGTTTTAAAACACCTGTCTTAGTGGATATTGCCGACTTACCCCTCACGCTTTATTTTGGTTATACCCAAGTCTCTTTCTGGCAGGCTTATAATAGCGGTAATTCATCCCCGTTTCGCGAAACTAATTATGAACCGGAGATGTTTCTACGGTGGGTACATGACACAAAACTAGGAGGAGATTGGCATTTTAAATTAGCAACACTGAACTTAGCCCATCAATCCAATGGGAAAACAGAGCCGGGATCCCGCAGCTGGAATCGTATCGAAAGCAATATTGTCTTGGAAAATGGGAATATCACTCTGGCGTTTAATCCCTGGTTTCGTTTACCAGAAGATGCAAAAAATGATAATAATCCAGATTTATTGGATTATTATGGCCACGGAAAAATTTATGCTCTTTATCAAATAAATAAGCATAACTTTTCAATTACCAGCCGCAATAATATTGAAAGTGGCTTTAGCAAAGGGTCACTGGAGCTCAATTGGAGTGTCCCTCTTCACGGTAGTATTCGCGGTTATTTTCAGGTTTTCTCAGGCTATGGCAACAGCCTGATAGAGTATAATCAATATACCAATACAGTAGGGTTAGGTATCTCATTAACCGACTGGTTATAG
- the secY gene encoding preprotein translocase subunit SecY, whose translation MAKKPGLDPKAAQGSKLSELKTRLLFVLGAILVFRAGSFVPIPGIDAAVLADLFQQQKGTIIEMFNMFSGGALARASIFALGIMPYISASIIIQLMTVVHPPLAELKKEGESGRRKINQYTRYGTLVLGTFQAIGIATGLPSMMPGLVENAGPSFYITAVVSLVTGTMFLMWLGEQITERGIGNGISIIIFVGIIAGLPQAIGQTVEQARQGEIHLLVLLALIVIVFATTAFVVFIERGQRRIVVNYAKRQQGRKVFAAQSTHLPLKLNMAGVIPAIFASSVILFPGTIAQWFGQTEGLGWLTDVSLALQPGQPLHMMLYAAAIIFFCFFYTALTFNPRETADNLKKSGAFIPGIRPGEQTSRYIDKVMTRLTLAGALYITFICLIPEFMMVAMNTQFYFGGTSLLIIVVVIMDFMAQVQTHLMSNQYDSVLKKANLKDYGK comes from the coding sequence ATGGCTAAGAAACCAGGATTAGATCCTAAAGCGGCACAGGGCAGTAAATTGAGTGAGCTTAAAACACGACTTTTGTTTGTTTTGGGTGCTATTTTAGTGTTCCGTGCAGGTTCTTTTGTTCCAATTCCTGGTATTGACGCCGCTGTCCTGGCTGATCTGTTCCAACAGCAAAAGGGCACTATCATAGAGATGTTTAACATGTTCTCTGGTGGTGCGCTTGCGCGTGCATCTATCTTCGCATTGGGTATTATGCCGTATATTTCGGCTTCTATTATTATCCAATTGATGACCGTTGTTCATCCTCCTTTAGCTGAGCTAAAAAAAGAGGGTGAATCAGGTCGTCGTAAGATAAATCAATACACGCGTTACGGTACTTTGGTATTAGGTACATTCCAAGCGATTGGTATTGCGACTGGTTTGCCATCGATGATGCCCGGACTTGTTGAAAATGCAGGCCCGAGCTTTTACATCACGGCAGTTGTGAGTCTAGTGACAGGAACTATGTTCCTTATGTGGTTAGGTGAACAAATAACAGAACGTGGTATTGGTAATGGTATTTCTATCATTATCTTTGTAGGTATTATTGCTGGTCTGCCTCAAGCAATTGGGCAAACAGTAGAGCAAGCACGACAAGGTGAGATTCACCTTCTAGTGTTATTAGCATTAATTGTTATCGTTTTTGCGACAACCGCATTTGTTGTGTTTATTGAACGTGGTCAACGACGAATCGTTGTTAACTACGCTAAACGTCAACAGGGGCGAAAAGTTTTTGCTGCTCAAAGTACGCATCTGCCATTAAAATTAAATATGGCTGGTGTTATTCCTGCAATTTTTGCTTCAAGTGTTATTTTATTCCCAGGTACAATCGCGCAGTGGTTCGGTCAGACTGAAGGTTTAGGTTGGTTAACGGATGTTTCATTGGCCTTACAGCCAGGGCAACCGTTGCATATGATGTTATATGCAGCCGCTATTATCTTCTTTTGCTTCTTTTATACTGCATTGACGTTTAATCCACGTGAAACAGCAGATAATTTGAAGAAAAGCGGTGCCTTTATTCCAGGTATACGTCCCGGAGAACAAACATCGCGTTACATTGATAAAGTAATGACCCGTTTAACACTAGCTGGTGCGTTATATATTACCTTTATCTGTTTGATTCCCGAGTTTATGATGGTAGCAATGAATACTCAGTTCTACTTCGGTGGTACTTCGTTATTAATTATTGTGGTTGTTATCATGGACTTTATGGCACAGGTTCAGACTCATTTGATGTCCAATCAATATGACTCTGTCTTGAAAAAAGCTAACTTGAAGGATTACGGTAAATAA
- the rpsK gene encoding 30S ribosomal protein S11, whose amino-acid sequence MAKTPTRARKRVKKQVADGMAHIHASFNNTIVTITDRQGNALSWATAGGSGFRGSRKSTPFAAQIAAERAAEAAKEYGLKNVEVFVNGPGPGRESSIRALNAAGFRVTNITDVTPIPHNGCRPPKKRRV is encoded by the coding sequence ATGGCTAAAACTCCAACTCGTGCTCGCAAGCGCGTTAAAAAGCAAGTTGCTGATGGTATGGCTCATATCCATGCTTCTTTCAACAACACAATCGTAACTATTACAGACCGTCAAGGTAATGCGCTTTCTTGGGCAACTGCCGGTGGTTCTGGTTTCCGTGGTTCTCGTAAATCTACTCCGTTCGCTGCACAGATTGCTGCTGAACGTGCTGCTGAAGCGGCTAAAGAGTATGGTCTTAAAAACGTAGAAGTTTTTGTAAATGGACCCGGACCTGGTCGTGAATCTTCGATTCGCGCACTAAATGCGGCGGGCTTCCGTGTAACTAACATTACTGATGTTACACCGATCCCACACAATGGTTGTCGTCCGCCTAAAAAACGCCGCGTATAA
- the trmH gene encoding tRNA (guanosine(18)-2'-O)-methyltransferase TrmH: MSPERLARITNMLNYRQPDLTVFLEQVHKAHNLAAIVRTADAVGVSDVHATWENKTTQISGNTATGSQNWVNLHSHETLEDAVKALRAQGMQIIATNLSDSAIDFREVDYTKPTAILMGQEKHGISPEALALADQDVIIPMVGMCQSLNVSVASALILYEAQRQRELAGMYNGECRLPEEEAHRILFEGGHPIFTQLCKERNLPYPPLDDKGQIDASDDWWLAVRSSVKSLKTK, translated from the coding sequence ATGTCACCCGAACGTCTTGCCCGTATTACGAACATGTTAAATTATCGCCAACCGGATCTGACCGTATTTTTGGAGCAAGTGCATAAAGCGCATAACTTAGCGGCTATTGTGCGTACTGCGGACGCTGTCGGCGTGAGTGATGTGCATGCCACTTGGGAAAATAAAACAACACAGATTTCAGGCAATACGGCAACGGGCAGTCAGAATTGGGTCAATCTGCATTCACATGAAACCCTAGAGGATGCGGTAAAAGCATTACGTGCTCAGGGCATGCAGATTATTGCGACTAATCTCTCCGATAGTGCGATTGACTTTCGCGAGGTGGATTATACCAAACCTACAGCCATTTTAATGGGCCAGGAAAAGCATGGCATTAGTCCTGAAGCCCTGGCATTAGCAGATCAGGATGTGATTATTCCAATGGTTGGGATGTGCCAGTCATTAAATGTATCGGTTGCCTCTGCGCTTATATTGTATGAAGCACAACGCCAGCGTGAACTGGCCGGTATGTATAATGGGGAATGCCGTTTACCCGAGGAGGAAGCGCATCGCATTTTATTTGAAGGCGGGCATCCTATTTTCACTCAATTGTGCAAAGAGAGAAATCTCCCTTATCCTCCTCTGGATGATAAGGGGCAAATTGATGCTTCTGATGATTGGTGGCTGGCGGTTCGTTCATCTGTAAAGAGTCTGAAAACTAAATAA
- the rplQ gene encoding 50S ribosomal protein L17, translating to MRHRQSGRQLNRNSSHRQAMFRNMAISIAMHEVIKTTVPKAKELRRVIEPLITLAKTDSVANRRLAFARLRDDATVAKLFNELGPRYATRPGGYTSIIKCGFRTGDKAPMAYITLVDRPVVAEDEE from the coding sequence ATGCGCCATCGTCAAAGTGGACGTCAACTTAACCGAAACAGTAGCCACCGTCAGGCTATGTTTCGTAATATGGCAATCTCTATTGCTATGCACGAAGTTATTAAAACGACTGTGCCTAAAGCAAAAGAATTGCGTCGTGTAATTGAACCATTAATTACACTTGCTAAAACCGATAGCGTTGCTAATCGTCGTTTAGCATTTGCTCGTCTTCGTGATGATGCAACAGTTGCAAAATTATTTAATGAATTGGGTCCGCGTTACGCGACACGCCCAGGTGGTTACACTAGCATCATTAAATGTGGCTTCCGTACTGGTGACAAAGCTCCTATGGCTTACATCACTTTAGTAGACCGCCCAGTAGTTGCTGAAGACGAAGAGTAA
- the rpsD gene encoding 30S ribosomal protein S4 has protein sequence MARYLGPKLKLSRREGTDLFLKSGVRAIESKCKIDNAPGVHGARKPRLSDYGLQLREKQKVRRMYGVLEKQFRNYYKESARLQGNTGENLLQLLEGRLDNVVYRMGFGATRAESRQLVSHKAVLVNGKVVNIPSFNVKASDVIAIREKAKKQSRIGAALEIAGQREVPTWVSVDATKMEGIFTRQPERSDLSAEINEQLIIELYSK, from the coding sequence ATGGCAAGATATTTAGGTCCTAAGCTAAAGCTTAGCCGTCGCGAAGGAACAGATCTTTTCTTAAAATCTGGCGTCCGTGCGATTGAATCTAAGTGTAAAATCGATAATGCACCCGGTGTTCACGGTGCACGTAAACCGCGTCTGTCGGATTACGGTTTGCAATTACGCGAAAAACAAAAAGTACGTCGTATGTACGGTGTGCTTGAAAAGCAATTCCGTAACTACTACAAAGAATCTGCACGTTTACAAGGCAATACGGGTGAAAACCTGCTTCAATTACTTGAAGGTCGTTTAGACAATGTTGTTTATCGTATGGGTTTTGGTGCAACACGCGCCGAGTCTCGTCAACTAGTCAGCCATAAAGCTGTATTGGTCAACGGTAAAGTTGTAAATATTCCTTCTTTTAACGTTAAAGCAAGTGATGTTATCGCAATTCGTGAAAAAGCTAAAAAGCAATCACGCATTGGCGCAGCACTTGAAATCGCCGGTCAACGTGAAGTCCCAACTTGGGTTTCTGTTGATGCAACGAAGATGGAAGGCATATTTACTCGTCAACCTGAACGTTCAGATTTATCTGCTGAGATTAACGAACAGTTAATCATTGAACTTTACTCTAAGTAA
- the rpmD gene encoding 50S ribosomal protein L30 produces the protein MATIKVTQVKSAIGRLPKHRATITGLGLRRINHTVELEDTPAVRGMVNKVHYMVKVEG, from the coding sequence ATGGCTACTATTAAAGTAACTCAAGTTAAAAGTGCAATTGGCCGTTTACCAAAGCACCGTGCAACAATCACAGGTTTAGGCCTGCGTCGCATCAATCATACTGTCGAGCTGGAAGATACTCCAGCAGTACGTGGTATGGTTAATAAAGTTCATTATATGGTTAAGGTTGAGGGGTAA
- the oxyR gene encoding DNA-binding transcriptional regulator OxyR, with product MNFRDLEYLIALEELKHFRKAAEKCFVSQPTLSGQIRKLEDELGIQLMERSPRKVLFTPAGLDIVAKAKTILLEVKSLKEIAKSYNEPMQGTLHIGLIPTVAPYLLPLIVAVIKANFPDLSLYLYEKQTNLLLKQLEEGELDCLILALLPGMESFTQYHLYQEPLELAITDVHPWAKQPEIELNGLRGEHVLMLEDGHCLRDQTKGFCFAAGALEDGSFQATSLETLRHMISAENGMTLLPQLAIPVNRHEGGIQYIPFKNPKPTREISLLCRKNSVRKICFEQLAKLISTTVQAKLKEYG from the coding sequence ATGAATTTTAGGGATTTAGAGTACTTAATAGCACTTGAAGAATTAAAACATTTTCGCAAAGCTGCTGAAAAATGCTTTGTAAGTCAACCGACGCTGAGCGGTCAAATACGTAAACTAGAAGATGAACTGGGTATACAATTAATGGAACGCTCTCCCCGCAAAGTCCTTTTCACTCCTGCCGGATTGGATATTGTCGCTAAAGCTAAAACCATTTTATTAGAAGTAAAATCATTAAAAGAGATAGCTAAAAGTTACAACGAACCGATGCAGGGCACATTACATATCGGGCTTATTCCAACTGTAGCCCCTTATCTGTTACCTTTGATAGTTGCAGTAATAAAAGCGAATTTTCCCGATTTATCTCTATATCTCTATGAAAAGCAAACTAATCTGTTATTAAAACAGCTTGAGGAGGGAGAACTCGATTGCCTGATTCTGGCACTGTTACCCGGCATGGAATCCTTTACTCAATATCACCTCTATCAAGAGCCCTTGGAACTGGCTATCACAGACGTGCACCCATGGGCAAAGCAACCGGAAATAGAGCTTAACGGGCTTCGTGGTGAACATGTTTTAATGCTGGAAGATGGACATTGCTTAAGGGATCAAACCAAGGGATTTTGTTTTGCAGCGGGCGCCTTAGAAGATGGCAGTTTTCAAGCGACCAGTCTAGAGACGCTGCGCCATATGATAAGTGCTGAAAACGGCATGACGTTATTACCACAATTGGCCATTCCTGTTAATCGGCACGAGGGAGGGATCCAATACATCCCTTTCAAAAATCCAAAGCCCACCCGTGAAATAAGTTTATTATGCCGCAAAAATAGTGTTCGCAAGATCTGTTTTGAGCAATTAGCAAAACTAATCAGCACAACAGTACAGGCTAAATTAAAGGAATATGGGTAA
- the rpmJ gene encoding 50S ribosomal protein L36, whose product MKVRASVKKICRNCKVIKRHGVVRVICVEPKHKQRQG is encoded by the coding sequence ATGAAAGTTCGTGCATCCGTTAAAAAAATCTGTCGTAACTGCAAAGTTATCAAGCGCCACGGTGTGGTGCGTGTTATCTGTGTAGAGCCAAAGCATAAACAGCGCCAAGGCTAA
- a CDS encoding GTPase/DUF3482 domain-containing protein, which produces MNKKGLSVAVVGHANAGKTSLMRTLLRDPEFGEVADQAGTTRHIEGGALLIDDTNSLALFDTPGLEDSMRLHHILSGYFTDQSVDGIERLHHFLARQSEYPELEQEAKVLRTLLSNDLIFYVVDLREPILGKYRDELQILSYAAKPVIPVLNFTEAGATNLEQWKKQLARLNFHAFVSFDNVHFKFSDEIKIYQKMQTLLTDKEALLQAFINQRRIQWSERFNAASVIVANLFIDSACVRYKAVNTEQEIEQATIKLKQAVRNAESKCARRLLKLYQFRKGDVEKSELPVEQDGWQLDLFSADNLQEFGIKLAGNIAKGAGVGVAIDLGAAGMTFGFGTVAGGVAGVLWGVKQRYYDEIQAKIKGCRYICLNETTLQVLWLRQIKLLTLLQRRGHASVDKIDYQVSQDKQKNELPKNWSKWLRKSRNHPDWSSLNENDADLEERKRLLFIQEVSAEMVNQLGDV; this is translated from the coding sequence ATGAATAAAAAAGGTTTGTCGGTGGCGGTAGTAGGCCATGCAAATGCTGGAAAAACCTCCTTAATGCGTACTTTATTACGTGATCCGGAGTTTGGCGAAGTGGCCGATCAAGCTGGCACCACTCGGCATATTGAAGGCGGAGCATTATTAATAGATGATACTAATAGCCTCGCCTTGTTTGATACGCCCGGACTGGAAGACTCGATGCGCCTGCATCATATTTTAAGCGGTTATTTTACTGACCAGTCCGTCGATGGGATTGAGCGCCTGCACCACTTTCTTGCTAGGCAGTCTGAATACCCTGAACTTGAGCAGGAAGCGAAAGTACTGCGCACCTTGTTAAGTAACGATCTTATTTTTTACGTGGTTGATTTACGCGAGCCTATTTTAGGTAAATATCGGGATGAATTACAGATTCTAAGCTATGCGGCGAAACCTGTTATTCCGGTACTTAATTTTACAGAGGCCGGCGCGACAAATCTTGAACAGTGGAAAAAGCAACTGGCACGTTTAAACTTTCATGCTTTTGTGAGTTTTGATAATGTTCACTTTAAATTTTCCGATGAAATTAAAATTTACCAGAAAATGCAAACTTTGCTGACGGATAAAGAAGCGCTGTTGCAGGCGTTTATAAATCAGCGCCGTATTCAGTGGTCTGAACGTTTTAATGCAGCAAGTGTGATTGTCGCTAACCTGTTTATTGACTCTGCTTGTGTGCGTTACAAAGCAGTCAATACAGAGCAGGAAATTGAACAGGCAACCATTAAGCTTAAACAAGCTGTGCGCAATGCTGAAAGCAAATGTGCTCGACGATTGTTAAAGCTTTATCAATTTCGTAAAGGGGATGTAGAAAAGAGCGAATTACCCGTTGAACAAGATGGCTGGCAGTTGGATCTTTTTTCAGCAGATAACCTGCAGGAGTTTGGGATCAAGCTGGCGGGTAATATAGCGAAAGGGGCGGGTGTGGGAGTCGCGATTGATTTAGGTGCTGCCGGTATGACCTTCGGATTTGGTACTGTTGCTGGCGGAGTCGCAGGTGTGTTATGGGGTGTGAAGCAACGTTATTATGATGAGATACAAGCCAAAATCAAAGGCTGCCGTTATATCTGCTTAAATGAAACTACGTTGCAGGTATTGTGGTTAAGGCAGATCAAACTGCTGACACTGTTGCAGCGTCGAGGTCATGCGAGTGTTGATAAAATTGATTATCAAGTGAGCCAGGATAAGCAAAAAAATGAATTGCCAAAAAACTGGTCTAAATGGTTACGTAAATCGCGCAACCATCCCGACTGGTCATCACTGAATGAAAATGACGCAGATTTAGAAGAGAGAAAGCGTCTGCTGTTTATTCAGGAAGTTAGTGCGGAAATGGTTAATCAGCTAGGTGACGTATAA